The genomic region GTTGCCGTTCTCACCCGGGGCTATGGCGCGCGGTCTGAAGAACCCATGGCTGTTCACGTGGGCAAGGGCTCGCCTGCGCTATGTGCCAGTCTGGGAGATGAACCCGCGCTCATTGCAACCAGGGTCCCCGAGGCCCTGATCGTACGATGTGCCGACCGTGTTGCCGCTGCCCGGAAAGCCATCGGTGAATACGATTGCGATACGCTGATTCTCGACGACGGTTATCAATACGTGCAACTCGAGCGCGACGAGAACGTGCTGGTGATCGACGCCACAAACCCATTCGGGAACGGGAGGCTCATTCCACGGGGCATTCTGCGCGAACCGCTCGAGGCCATGGCGCGCGCCACCCATATCATCCTCACGCGTTGCGATCAGGCCGATTCGTTCGAGTCAATCCTCGATGCCGCCGCAGCGTATTGTCCCGAAGCGCCCATTCGGCGGACGCGCCACGTGCCGTCGGTCCTGTGGCGGGTGTCCAACGGCGAGCAGTTGCCCCTCACGCGGCTTGCTGAAGAGAAGGTCTGCGCCGTCTGCGGCATAGGAAACCCGGAAGCATTTTTCAACACACTCGAGGAACTGGGAACGGAAATCACCTGCCGCATGGCGTATCCCGACCACAGCCCGTTCCCCGTCGAGACCCTGCCGCGTGATATGCTTGTGGTAACTACTGAGAAGGATGCCATGCGGCTCGAGGAACCGGGAACGAACATTGTCGCTTTGGGTATTGAACTCGAAGATATCGTCTGACTCCGAACGGAATTCCGGTTCCACTGGCAGCGCGAACAAGCTGTTTCATCGCCGTTTCCGGAAATATAAATGCAACACAATCTCAGATTTACGCTGATACTTCTTGCATGCGTGGGGCTGGTTGTCGTGTTGTGGCTCCTGTTGCATGGCGGGTCGAAAACGTCCAGCCCTGAGACTGGCGGGGTCGGTCCAGTGCCGGTCAAGCCCACGGACCGGCTGCCTGTTCCGCCAGCGCCCTCGCATCGTGCCTCCCAAGCAGGCCGCGTGGATACCGGCGTAATCGGGACGCGCAAGGCCGTTCTGTCAGCCCCGGAGGGCGAAGGCCGCATCCTCCCGGGCGTCGTTCTGGGACGGGTCCGGGGATATGACGGTCAACCTGCAGCCGATGCCGCGGTCGCGGTCCTTCAGACAGCCGGCGAGACTCCGTGCGGTCTTCTCAAACATCCTGTCCGCCGCGATGCGCGGACCAATCCTGATGGGGAATTTGAGATTGCGAATCTGACCTTGGGCAATTATTCCGTTGTTGCGCGCACCGAGGGCTTTGCCCAGGCCGGAAAAGCGTACCTGTCGGTTGAACAACCCATTTCGGACCTCGACATGAAACTGACCGCTTCGAGCCATGTCTCGGGGGTCGTGCACGATGCCGCCGGGCAGCCGCTTGGCGATGTGACGGTATGGGCGCTGCAACCCGTGGGCGCGGAGCGGTTCGGGTTGTCCCGGACCGCGCTGCAGTCCGGAGGGTTGGATGCGCGATGGCTGGTGATGCCCGACTCCGCGGCATCGGGCGCTGACGGTCACTTTGAGTTCTCGGGGTTGCCCCAAGCGCCCACTTACGTGTTGGCGGTACCCCAAAACGCTGCCGCGTCGCTTGCCGGTCCCACCCAGCCCCCGTTTGATGGGCTTGATATCGAGGTGACGCGCGGCGGGGCGCTGGGCGGCAGTCTAGTGCTCGGCGAGACTGGGGAACCGGTCCAAGGCGTGGCGGTGGTCGCGAATGGCCCGACAACACAGGAGCGCTTCGAGTCGGTCACGACAGCCGAGGGCCGCTTCGATTTTTCCGCGCTGCGGCCCGCTGCCTACGAATTGGCCCTCGCGGATGAGCGATACGCCCTTGCCCAAGGCGCTACCCTGCGGGTACAAGTCCGTGAAGGCGAAACCGACGGCAGCCTGGTGCTGCGCGTCGTTCCGGCCGCGAGTGTGTCAGGAGGCGTCTATGACAAGGAGTCTGATGAACCTCTGCCGGACATGTATGTGGCTGCGCGCGGCGAGGGGAGTGTCTCCAGCATGACTGTA from Candidatus Hydrogenedentota bacterium harbors:
- the lpxK gene encoding tetraacyldisaccharide 4'-kinase, giving the protein MSAWIQSIADKIRRGEPVPLPLAALLSLATPVMRAGMRMRLRRPRVRVDARVISLGNITAGGTGKTPAVIERAWKEIGAGHRVAVLTRGYGARSEEPMAVHVGKGSPALCASLGDEPALIATRVPEALIVRCADRVAAARKAIGEYDCDTLILDDGYQYVQLERDENVLVIDATNPFGNGRLIPRGILREPLEAMARATHIILTRCDQADSFESILDAAAAYCPEAPIRRTRHVPSVLWRVSNGEQLPLTRLAEEKVCAVCGIGNPEAFFNTLEELGTEITCRMAYPDHSPFPVETLPRDMLVVTTEKDAMRLEEPGTNIVALGIELEDIV